In a genomic window of Akkermansiaceae bacterium:
- a CDS encoding DUF1080 domain-containing protein, translating into MIRLALSLLLLTFASTMAQQAMPQWKPLFNGKDLTGWVDVNTSPETWEVQNGILICKGKPIGVMRTDQQYENYILHIEWKHTEAGGNSGVFVWSDPTPAKGSPYPKGVEVQMLELDWPKLHPDKSGKPRPIEFVHGEVWGIMGLHTTPDNPRGVRSSSIENRCKPRGEWNVYQVVCIDGVIKLSVNGKFVNGISKATQKKGYICLESEGAEIHFRNIKILELPPGVTTPKQTAPVIK; encoded by the coding sequence ATGATCAGACTGGCTCTCTCACTTCTGCTTCTCACTTTTGCTTCGACCATGGCGCAGCAGGCCATGCCGCAATGGAAACCCCTCTTCAACGGCAAAGACCTGACCGGATGGGTGGATGTGAATACCTCACCTGAAACATGGGAGGTGCAAAACGGCATCCTCATTTGTAAGGGCAAACCAATCGGGGTCATGCGCACGGACCAGCAGTATGAAAACTACATCCTGCACATCGAGTGGAAACACACCGAGGCGGGCGGTAACTCCGGGGTATTTGTATGGAGTGACCCCACACCGGCGAAAGGCAGCCCCTACCCCAAGGGGGTCGAGGTACAAATGTTAGAACTCGATTGGCCGAAACTTCATCCGGATAAAAGCGGCAAACCACGCCCCATTGAGTTTGTGCATGGCGAGGTCTGGGGCATCATGGGACTGCACACCACCCCCGATAACCCCCGCGGGGTGAGAAGCAGCTCGATCGAAAACCGTTGCAAACCACGGGGCGAGTGGAACGTCTATCAGGTCGTCTGTATCGACGGGGTCATCAAGCTCTCGGTGAACGGAAAATTCGTCAATGGCATCAGCAAGGCCACCCAGAAAAAAGGCTACATCTGCCTGGAGTCCGAAGGAGCTGAAATCCACTTCCGTAACATCAAAATCCTGGAGCTTCCGCCAGGTGTCACCACACCTAAGCAAACCGCACCTGTGATCAAATAA
- a CDS encoding DUF1003 domain-containing protein, producing the protein MPDAKEHRTCSVCGKDFQPSATFPLGAVRPKVLAEIQRELPGLDRHGYICRQDLARFRAAYVQNLLVSEKGELTGLEESVIESMREHDLMSPELRAETETASSPGERLADRVASFGGSWTFLLSFFGFLLLWIGCNSIVLLMRPFDPYPFIFLNLVLSCLAAVQAPVIMMSQNRQETKDRVRSEHDYQINLKAELEIRHLHEKMDHLLMQQWERLVEIQQVQIELLEELGERSKLRQSDEMP; encoded by the coding sequence ATGCCGGACGCGAAGGAACATAGGACCTGTAGTGTTTGCGGAAAGGATTTCCAGCCCTCGGCAACCTTCCCGCTCGGTGCCGTGCGTCCCAAAGTCCTGGCGGAGATACAGCGGGAATTACCCGGACTCGACCGTCATGGATACATCTGCCGACAGGACCTCGCCCGGTTCCGTGCGGCCTATGTCCAGAACCTGTTAGTGAGCGAAAAGGGTGAGCTTACGGGACTGGAGGAAAGCGTCATCGAGAGCATGAGGGAGCATGACCTCATGTCCCCGGAGCTGCGCGCGGAGACCGAGACCGCATCCTCTCCAGGTGAACGCCTGGCTGACCGCGTCGCCTCCTTTGGCGGCAGCTGGACATTTCTACTCAGCTTCTTTGGGTTTCTATTGTTGTGGATAGGCTGTAACTCCATCGTGTTATTGATGAGGCCGTTCGATCCCTACCCTTTCATTTTTCTAAACCTGGTTCTCTCCTGCCTCGCTGCGGTCCAGGCACCGGTCATCATGATGAGCCAGAACCGCCAGGAGACGAAAGATCGCGTCCGCTCAGAACACGACTACCAGATCAACCTCAAAGCCGAGCTGGAAATCCGTCACCTCCATGAAAAAATGGATCACTTGTTGATGCAGCAATGGGAGCGACTTGTCGAGATCCAGCAAGTGCAGATCGAACTCCTCGAAGAGTTGGGTGAGCGGTCAAAACTCCGCCAGTCGGACGAAATGCCGTGA
- a CDS encoding Gfo/Idh/MocA family oxidoreductase — MHDKPPTLHSRRSALKGLAAMATVQILPAHIALGGPKAPSNQLTKGIIGCGGISRSHLRMPGKLLALCDVDSNHLRDRKAEAAKLGAGNVDGYEDFRELIARKDIDIVHVATPPHWHALQAIAAVKAGKDVWCEKPMSRTIGEGQAMVKAVAEHERIFRINTWFRFKDRYYGLSRPASEAWKVVHHKLLGDGPYTFNLGTAFVGNWKLGQWSGRTDLTEQPVPKQLNYNAWLGPAPVKPYHPHRVHGSFRGYWDYDGGGLGDMGQHYLDPCQFVLGKDNESPVHVEVDTQKQHHDAVLPWRRIELTYADGTKIIMNAENKPDEPIITGPKGSIYRHFRTKDVPDLNEKLKQLPGPPPMITDFHQAVRERKKFALNEQNGFRSCTLINMAKVALRLGKPLKFDSDKLQFIDDDEANKLVNQPMRGPWKL, encoded by the coding sequence ATGCACGATAAACCACCGACACTTCACAGCCGCAGGTCGGCCCTCAAGGGGCTTGCTGCCATGGCAACCGTCCAGATTCTGCCCGCGCACATCGCCCTGGGCGGCCCGAAGGCTCCGAGCAACCAGCTGACCAAAGGCATCATCGGCTGCGGGGGTATCTCCCGCTCCCATTTGCGGATGCCGGGTAAACTGCTCGCGCTCTGTGATGTCGATAGCAATCACCTCAGGGACCGGAAAGCCGAAGCCGCCAAGCTCGGTGCCGGGAACGTCGACGGCTACGAGGATTTCCGTGAACTGATTGCCCGCAAGGACATCGATATCGTACATGTGGCCACCCCGCCCCACTGGCACGCCTTGCAAGCCATCGCCGCCGTCAAGGCGGGCAAGGACGTCTGGTGTGAGAAGCCGATGTCCCGGACGATCGGTGAAGGCCAGGCGATGGTCAAAGCCGTTGCCGAACACGAGCGGATCTTCCGCATCAACACCTGGTTCCGTTTCAAAGACCGCTACTACGGCCTCAGCCGCCCCGCCTCGGAAGCATGGAAGGTGGTTCACCACAAACTCCTCGGTGACGGCCCCTATACCTTTAACCTCGGCACCGCATTCGTCGGTAACTGGAAACTTGGCCAGTGGTCGGGCCGCACCGACCTCACCGAGCAACCGGTCCCCAAGCAACTCAACTACAACGCCTGGCTCGGGCCGGCACCGGTGAAACCCTACCATCCCCACCGTGTCCACGGCTCGTTCCGCGGCTACTGGGACTACGATGGCGGCGGCCTCGGCGACATGGGCCAGCACTACCTCGACCCCTGCCAGTTTGTTCTCGGCAAAGACAACGAGAGTCCGGTGCATGTCGAAGTCGATACCCAGAAACAACACCACGACGCCGTGCTTCCATGGCGTCGCATCGAGTTGACTTATGCCGATGGCACCAAGATCATCATGAATGCCGAAAACAAACCTGACGAGCCCATCATCACGGGTCCCAAGGGCAGCATTTACCGCCACTTCAGAACCAAGGATGTGCCGGATCTCAACGAGAAGCTCAAGCAGCTGCCGGGACCACCACCGATGATCACAGACTTCCACCAGGCCGTGCGCGAGCGCAAAAAGTTCGCTCTCAACGAGCAGAACGGCTTCCGCTCCTGCACCCTCATCAATATGGCCAAGGTGGCCCTACGCCTCGGTAAGCCGCTGAAGTTCGACTCCGACAAGCTCCAGTTTATCGATGACGATGAGGCGAACAAGTTGGTCAACCAGCCCATGCGCGGCCCTTGGAAGCTGTAA
- a CDS encoding MFS transporter → MNNQSNIVRLSIMMFLQFFIWGAWYVAMWGFLANNGMTALGDGGSYDAAAYTVAPIAAILAPLTLGLVADRFLNTEKVLSILFLVGAVLLYIAPSLAKGGAPDSLLGQFSHPMILCLLAYMLCFMPTLGLTASLSFSHLENGEKQFPVVRVMGTIGWIVGNWAMWICRSIGLDADRFSDNSPHIFTAAAIASGILGLYCLSLPKTAPPAKGQKIKLGEIVGIDAWGLLKNKSFLVFALASFLICIPLAGYYAKGYGYVGDMGVQLFGSTTGAMSTGQMSEIFFMLIMPLCFARLGVKWMLTIGMGAWVARYGLWGFAFGQEGVLLTLPIFLGILLHGICYDFFFVTGMIYTDKKAPAAIRSQAQSLIVMLTQGLGLGIGAQLFGRWTAACTTGDKVDFAKFWYAPAAFALVVMVLFVLLFWDKVDKNVDAGDVAEAASPDGESAV, encoded by the coding sequence ATGAACAACCAAAGTAATATCGTCCGCCTCTCGATCATGATGTTCCTCCAGTTCTTTATCTGGGGAGCATGGTATGTCGCCATGTGGGGCTTTTTAGCCAACAACGGTATGACCGCCCTTGGGGATGGTGGCTCCTATGACGCCGCCGCCTATACCGTCGCCCCCATCGCCGCTATCCTCGCCCCGCTCACCCTCGGGCTGGTCGCCGACCGCTTCCTCAACACCGAGAAAGTCCTTTCCATCCTGTTCCTGGTGGGTGCCGTGCTGCTCTATATCGCTCCCAGCCTGGCAAAAGGAGGCGCGCCCGATTCCTTGCTCGGCCAGTTCAGCCACCCGATGATTCTCTGCCTGTTAGCCTACATGCTCTGTTTTATGCCGACGCTCGGGTTGACTGCCAGCCTGTCGTTCAGCCACCTGGAAAATGGAGAAAAACAGTTTCCCGTCGTCCGCGTCATGGGAACCATCGGCTGGATTGTGGGAAACTGGGCCATGTGGATCTGCCGCTCAATCGGTCTGGATGCGGACAGGTTTTCCGATAACTCACCACATATTTTCACCGCTGCGGCCATCGCTTCAGGCATCCTCGGCCTCTACTGCCTGAGCCTTCCTAAGACGGCACCTCCCGCCAAGGGCCAGAAAATCAAACTGGGCGAAATCGTCGGTATCGATGCCTGGGGGCTGTTGAAAAACAAAAGCTTCCTCGTCTTTGCCCTCGCCAGTTTCCTCATCTGTATCCCGCTCGCCGGATATTATGCCAAGGGTTACGGCTATGTGGGCGATATGGGAGTGCAGCTGTTTGGGTCCACCACCGGAGCCATGAGCACCGGCCAGATGTCCGAAATATTCTTTATGCTCATCATGCCCCTCTGCTTTGCCAGGCTCGGTGTCAAATGGATGCTCACCATCGGGATGGGTGCCTGGGTGGCGCGCTACGGGCTGTGGGGATTCGCTTTCGGCCAGGAGGGTGTCTTGCTCACACTCCCCATTTTCCTCGGCATCCTGCTGCATGGAATCTGTTACGACTTCTTCTTTGTCACGGGCATGATTTACACCGATAAAAAAGCGCCGGCCGCCATCCGCAGCCAGGCGCAGTCGCTGATTGTCATGCTCACGCAGGGCCTCGGACTCGGGATCGGCGCCCAGCTGTTCGGTCGGTGGACCGCGGCGTGCACCACTGGCGACAAAGTGGATTTTGCCAAATTCTGGTATGCACCGGCAGCTTTTGCGCTGGTCGTCATGGTGTTGTTTGTCCTGCTGTTCTGGGATAAGGTCGATAAAAATGTCGATGCCGGCGACGTAGCCGAAGCAGCCTCGCCCGACGGCGAGAGCGCGGTCTAA
- a CDS encoding Gfo/Idh/MocA family oxidoreductase: protein MSQPSIKILCAGAGHMGRSHALAYHNIPEFEIVGICTRSDGSGERLNAELGVDYPLFDDYYAALKETQPDAVSISTYPDTHAAYAIAGFEAGCDVFVEKPLAETVEEAEKLVASAKANNRKLVIGYILRHHPSWQKFIEMSHELGKPLVMRMNLNQQSFGGNWETHKALMSSISPIVDCGVHYVDVMCQMTRSKPIRVSGLGARLTDELPEGKINYSHLQVTFEDGSVGWYEAGWGPMMSETAFFVKDVVGPNGCVTIEAKEAAGEGASADVDAHTKTNTLRRHFSELDDNNQFVKKDEWTETGDEPDHDELCKREQLFFLNAIQNDVDLTNHMDDAIHSMKIVAAADKSFRTGEMITL, encoded by the coding sequence ATGTCCCAACCATCCATCAAGATCCTCTGCGCCGGCGCCGGCCACATGGGGCGCTCACACGCCCTCGCCTATCACAATATCCCAGAATTCGAAATCGTGGGCATCTGCACACGCTCGGATGGCTCGGGCGAAAGACTCAACGCCGAACTCGGTGTCGATTACCCTCTTTTTGACGACTACTATGCCGCTCTGAAAGAGACCCAGCCCGACGCCGTTTCCATCTCAACCTACCCCGACACCCATGCGGCCTACGCGATCGCGGGTTTCGAAGCGGGCTGTGATGTGTTTGTCGAGAAACCCCTGGCTGAAACCGTCGAAGAAGCCGAGAAACTCGTGGCCTCGGCCAAGGCTAACAACCGCAAGCTGGTGATCGGCTACATCCTTCGCCATCACCCGAGCTGGCAGAAATTCATCGAGATGTCCCATGAGCTCGGCAAGCCACTGGTCATGCGCATGAACCTGAACCAGCAGTCGTTTGGCGGCAACTGGGAGACCCACAAGGCCCTGATGAGCTCGATCTCTCCAATCGTCGACTGCGGGGTCCACTACGTCGATGTCATGTGCCAGATGACCCGCTCCAAGCCGATTCGCGTCTCCGGTCTGGGTGCCCGCTTAACAGACGAGCTCCCCGAGGGGAAAATCAACTACTCCCACCTGCAAGTCACCTTCGAGGACGGCTCGGTAGGTTGGTATGAAGCCGGCTGGGGGCCTATGATGAGCGAAACCGCGTTTTTTGTCAAAGACGTCGTTGGGCCTAACGGCTGTGTCACGATCGAGGCGAAAGAAGCCGCCGGCGAGGGGGCCTCCGCCGATGTCGATGCCCACACCAAGACCAACACATTGCGCCGGCACTTCTCCGAACTGGACGATAACAACCAGTTTGTCAAAAAGGATGAGTGGACCGAAACCGGCGACGAGCCCGACCACGATGAACTCTGCAAACGCGAACAACTGTTTTTCCTCAATGCGATTCAGAATGATGTCGATCTCACCAACCACATGGACGATGCCATCCACTCGATGAAGATCGTCGCCGCCGCCGACAAGTCATTCCGCACGGGGGAGATGATTACGCTGTAA
- a CDS encoding glycosyltransferase family 4 protein, with product MHLANRLSRMRILITNGALSRRSGTERYAVELAEGLRKRGHEVLLFSPCLGNTAAELQADGFTVTDDLASILETPDMIHGQHVVVSLRAACAFPEAPLLYVCHDGLSRADEPTPGYMTDAYAAVDRFTARRITNTTGVGREAVHLLGNVVDVDRFQQRSTFADTPRKALIYSGSIRTDAHFQLIRKVCIELGLELHEAGERADGFFDQPEEHLHEYDIIFCKARCAMEAMASGAYVILIGDNGMGEEVDLQNIEELRHLNFGREALCLPHSEEFLRKRITSYDAGISKQVSDWVRQNLTPDAWLDKVESTYQTVVAKPSIRLGIRNFPEGSPTEFRGWKLQFHGKSHQMECVKMKGTQVKLSKILRECNRIWHQMKSSMGKISERSK from the coding sequence ATGCATCTTGCTAACAGACTGAGCCGCATGCGAATTTTGATTACCAATGGCGCCTTAAGCCGCCGCTCCGGCACAGAACGATATGCCGTTGAACTGGCCGAGGGCTTGCGCAAGCGCGGCCATGAGGTGCTGCTTTTCAGTCCATGCCTCGGCAATACAGCAGCAGAACTACAAGCTGACGGGTTTACGGTCACGGACGACCTTGCCTCCATTTTGGAAACTCCGGACATGATCCATGGTCAGCACGTCGTGGTGTCTTTGCGTGCAGCTTGCGCCTTTCCTGAAGCTCCGTTGTTATATGTTTGCCATGATGGCCTCAGTCGTGCAGACGAGCCAACACCTGGGTATATGACAGATGCCTACGCGGCCGTAGACCGGTTCACAGCCAGGAGAATCACCAATACCACGGGAGTGGGCAGAGAAGCCGTGCACCTGCTTGGAAATGTTGTTGATGTGGATCGATTCCAGCAACGCAGCACCTTTGCAGATACCCCACGCAAGGCGTTGATCTATTCCGGCTCGATCCGCACGGATGCACATTTCCAACTCATCCGGAAAGTATGCATAGAACTTGGTCTCGAATTACATGAAGCCGGTGAACGAGCCGATGGGTTTTTTGATCAACCGGAAGAACATTTACATGAGTATGATATTATTTTCTGCAAGGCTCGTTGTGCGATGGAGGCGATGGCTTCAGGTGCTTATGTCATTCTAATCGGCGACAATGGAATGGGTGAGGAAGTCGATTTGCAGAATATCGAGGAGTTACGTCACTTGAACTTTGGCCGTGAAGCACTCTGCCTTCCTCATTCCGAGGAATTTTTGCGCAAGCGCATCACCTCCTATGATGCCGGGATTTCCAAGCAGGTTTCCGACTGGGTAAGGCAAAACCTGACACCTGATGCATGGCTGGACAAAGTTGAGAGCACCTACCAAACCGTAGTGGCCAAACCATCAATTAGACTGGGCATTCGAAACTTCCCCGAAGGATCCCCGACTGAATTTCGAGGGTGGAAACTTCAATTCCATGGGAAATCGCATCAGATGGAATGTGTGAAAATGAAGGGCACCCAAGTCAAACTCTCAAAAATCCTCCGTGAATGCAACCGCATCTGGCATCAGATGAAATCCAGTATGGGAAAGATAAGTGAGCGTTCGAAGTAG
- a CDS encoding sulfatase — protein MKNQFIPTRPLLFVLLTFSSLVSAADKKPNILMFAIDDLRPELHCYGAKHIHSPHIDKLADEGFLFNRAYCQVAVCGASRASLLSGSRPETSKVWNFFTPMREKQPDVLSMPQHFRQNGYRTVSLGKIYHARNDDFPQGWSEQPWKPKAPQYYTQESKDALQKHPHQKGRMMGPSVENGGDAPDNVYGDGKVADEAVARLTEYSKTPDKPFFLAVGFTKPHLPFVAPGKYWDLYKRDDIAIPARENAKNSPKYAHSTWGELKAYVDIDATQATLDDAKTRELIHGYYAAVSYMDRNVGHVLGALEKLGLKDNTIVILWGDHGWYLGDFGDWCKHTNEEIATRVPMIVRVPGKQGGQKIDALCEFVDIYPTLCELSGLPVPKHCQGHSYQPLIDDPTIEWKQAAFSQYDKGRFRGTSVRTKNWRYTEWRDRKTNKIDAVELYDLKNDPGATVSVHGNPENATVLKRHAELAKKSGTGVAPALK, from the coding sequence ATGAAAAATCAGTTTATCCCGACCAGGCCTCTACTTTTTGTTCTGCTTACCTTTTCGAGTTTGGTTTCAGCGGCAGATAAGAAACCGAATATTCTCATGTTTGCCATCGATGACCTTCGTCCTGAGCTTCATTGTTATGGGGCGAAGCATATTCATTCACCCCACATCGATAAGCTGGCGGACGAGGGGTTTCTTTTTAACCGGGCCTACTGTCAGGTGGCGGTCTGTGGCGCTTCACGGGCCAGCCTGCTGTCCGGGTCCCGACCCGAAACAAGTAAGGTGTGGAATTTTTTCACTCCGATGCGGGAAAAACAGCCCGATGTGCTGAGTATGCCGCAGCATTTTCGGCAGAATGGATACCGGACGGTTTCGCTGGGGAAAATCTACCACGCCCGGAATGACGATTTTCCACAAGGGTGGAGTGAGCAGCCGTGGAAGCCGAAAGCACCACAGTATTATACCCAGGAGTCGAAGGATGCGTTACAGAAACATCCGCACCAGAAAGGCCGGATGATGGGGCCGTCTGTGGAAAATGGGGGTGATGCACCGGACAATGTTTACGGCGATGGCAAGGTCGCGGATGAAGCTGTAGCCAGACTAACAGAATACTCAAAAACCCCGGACAAGCCGTTTTTTCTAGCCGTAGGATTTACAAAGCCCCACCTGCCGTTTGTCGCTCCCGGTAAATACTGGGATCTCTACAAGCGCGATGACATTGCCATACCTGCCCGGGAAAATGCGAAAAACAGCCCGAAGTATGCGCACTCAACGTGGGGGGAGCTTAAGGCGTATGTTGATATCGACGCCACGCAAGCCACTCTCGATGACGCCAAGACGCGCGAGCTGATCCACGGTTATTATGCGGCTGTGAGTTACATGGATCGCAATGTCGGGCACGTGCTCGGTGCTCTTGAGAAACTCGGACTCAAGGACAACACCATCGTCATTCTCTGGGGTGACCACGGCTGGTATCTCGGCGATTTTGGTGATTGGTGTAAACATACCAATGAGGAAATAGCGACGCGCGTGCCAATGATCGTCCGGGTGCCCGGAAAACAAGGCGGGCAGAAAATCGATGCGCTCTGTGAGTTTGTCGATATCTACCCCACACTCTGTGAACTGTCCGGTCTGCCAGTGCCGAAGCATTGTCAGGGGCATAGCTATCAACCACTGATCGACGATCCTACGATCGAGTGGAAACAGGCTGCCTTCAGTCAGTACGATAAGGGGCGATTCCGGGGGACGAGTGTTAGAACCAAAAACTGGCGTTACACCGAGTGGCGGGATCGGAAAACGAACAAGATCGATGCGGTGGAGCTTTATGATTTGAAAAACGATCCCGGGGCAACGGTAAGTGTGCACGGCAACCCCGAAAACGCGACCGTGCTAAAGCGGCATGCCGAACTCGCCAAGAAATCCGGCACGGGAGTGGCACCAGCTCTGAAGTAG
- a CDS encoding STAS/SEC14 domain-containing protein, whose product MITHKLLTEDAIAVVEPSGPLSEQDFKELSKSVDDYLAAHPFMKGLLIHTRQFPGWEDFSGLIHHIQFVRNHHRKIRKVALVTDSKLATAAPRLAAHFVSAEVRSFEYNAYDAALAWLCSDAN is encoded by the coding sequence ATGATTACCCACAAATTGCTTACCGAGGACGCAATCGCCGTCGTCGAACCCAGCGGTCCGCTATCAGAACAAGACTTCAAAGAACTGTCGAAATCCGTTGATGATTACCTTGCCGCTCACCCTTTCATGAAAGGGCTTCTCATCCATACCCGGCAGTTTCCTGGCTGGGAGGATTTCTCCGGACTGATCCACCATATTCAGTTTGTTAGAAACCATCACCGGAAAATCCGGAAAGTTGCTCTGGTCACCGACAGCAAGCTTGCCACCGCTGCTCCCAGGCTCGCAGCCCATTTTGTATCCGCTGAAGTTCGGTCATTTGAGTACAACGCATACGATGCCGCCCTTGCGTGGTTGTGCTCTGATGCCAATTAG
- a CDS encoding Gfo/Idh/MocA family oxidoreductase, whose translation MNRRKFIQGSAFTAGTFAFSNVGFAQNPGKKIRVACIGVGGMGGGDIRGVKNETVVALCDVDDRSLKSAAQLYPSAKLYKDYRIMLREMKDGIDAVTVSTPDHTHFPASMMAMFANKHVYVQKPMAHNIWQIRQMVAEARKRKLVTQMGNQGHTFTGIRLVREWIEAGLIGEVKEVIAWTDRPYQCYAFSPEQKQYPKATPVPGYLDWDLWQGCVKEPTAHAKDVFHRLYWRGWWRFGMGGLGDIGCHTLDTPFWALDLEIAHKVDVEVDHVNPVHTPPGSVVTYHCKQKKTGKVIPMTWYEGPKVPKLPAAMVGTKLHKEGGLIIIGSDGIVYHPGMRPDSPRLFPEEKWTAFRNNPESRPKEVYPRIKGGPIAEWLRAIKGEGPAPGSNFDYAGPLTEMIALGTLAIRTGKGMDYDAGKMQITNNPEAQAMIKEEAREGFRLEDLKV comes from the coding sequence ATGAACCGTAGAAAATTTATTCAAGGTAGTGCCTTCACGGCAGGAACATTCGCCTTTTCAAACGTGGGCTTTGCTCAAAATCCAGGAAAAAAAATACGCGTCGCGTGTATTGGTGTCGGTGGTATGGGCGGTGGTGATATCCGGGGTGTGAAAAATGAAACCGTTGTCGCCTTGTGTGATGTGGATGACCGTTCTCTCAAGTCGGCTGCACAACTCTATCCCAGTGCCAAGCTGTACAAAGACTACAGGATCATGCTGCGGGAGATGAAGGATGGGATCGATGCGGTCACGGTATCTACGCCAGACCACACGCATTTCCCCGCGTCGATGATGGCCATGTTTGCCAATAAACACGTCTATGTGCAGAAACCCATGGCACACAATATCTGGCAGATCAGGCAAATGGTGGCCGAAGCCAGAAAGCGCAAGCTCGTCACGCAAATGGGTAATCAGGGGCATACCTTTACAGGTATTCGTCTGGTCCGCGAATGGATAGAGGCCGGCCTGATCGGGGAGGTGAAAGAGGTGATCGCCTGGACTGACCGCCCCTATCAATGTTACGCATTCAGCCCTGAACAAAAACAATATCCCAAAGCAACCCCGGTACCCGGTTACCTGGACTGGGATTTATGGCAGGGATGTGTCAAGGAGCCGACAGCGCATGCAAAAGATGTCTTTCATCGCTTGTATTGGCGCGGTTGGTGGAGGTTTGGTATGGGAGGGCTGGGTGATATCGGATGTCACACACTGGACACGCCATTCTGGGCGCTCGATCTTGAAATTGCCCACAAAGTGGATGTCGAGGTGGACCATGTCAACCCAGTGCATACCCCGCCTGGCTCCGTTGTGACCTATCATTGTAAACAGAAGAAAACGGGGAAAGTGATTCCCATGACCTGGTATGAAGGACCCAAAGTTCCCAAACTACCCGCAGCAATGGTCGGAACGAAGCTTCACAAAGAAGGCGGCTTGATCATTATCGGTTCAGATGGGATTGTCTATCATCCCGGTATGCGACCTGACAGCCCGCGCTTATTCCCCGAGGAAAAATGGACGGCCTTCCGCAACAACCCGGAATCACGCCCGAAGGAAGTTTACCCGCGCATCAAGGGTGGACCTATCGCAGAATGGCTCCGTGCCATCAAGGGGGAGGGTCCCGCACCCGGTTCAAATTTCGACTATGCCGGCCCTTTGACGGAGATGATCGCTCTCGGGACATTGGCGATACGTACCGGTAAAGGGATGGATTACGATGCTGGAAAAATGCAGATTACCAACAACCCCGAGGCGCAGGCGATGATCAAGGAGGAAGCGCGTGAAGGGTTTCGACTGGAAGACCTGAAGGTTTAA
- a CDS encoding D-2-hydroxyacid dehydrogenase produces the protein MKIPLLTTVLLTLCPLTQAGPAGAVDSKALAEEVGSLRNAKVAIKLSDPKTQLTFFSSGISKQDHEALKRVVPNLRIVSGLSPKEALARASEAHGIDAAYASPAFFQKAPKLAWVQVMSAGVDRYLGIDPLMKNDSIVLTNCRGVHGPAIADHAMGMLLTITRNLREYGNRQDDGTWSRGNTKTQSVALQGKTMLVIGLGGIGTEIAQRAHGFGMRVIGTRRSDTPSPGYIAKVGKPNDLLKMLPEADVVVIAVPLTPETKHMINKAAISAMKPGSYLVNIARGKIVDTEALVAALKSGKLAGACLDVTDPEPLPGNHALWTMPNVVITPHVAGQSEITSERRNALLRENLRRFAAGEPLLNVVDKRLGY, from the coding sequence ATGAAAATCCCCCTACTCACTACCGTCCTGCTCACCCTCTGTCCCCTCACCCAGGCTGGACCGGCAGGTGCAGTTGATTCCAAGGCGCTCGCTGAAGAGGTGGGCTCGCTGCGTAATGCCAAGGTTGCCATCAAGCTATCCGATCCAAAAACGCAACTGACCTTTTTCAGCAGCGGTATATCCAAACAAGATCATGAGGCGCTCAAACGTGTCGTGCCCAATCTCAGGATTGTGTCCGGACTATCCCCAAAAGAGGCGCTGGCCCGTGCCAGCGAGGCCCACGGAATTGACGCCGCTTATGCCAGCCCCGCGTTTTTTCAAAAAGCACCCAAGCTCGCCTGGGTCCAGGTCATGAGTGCCGGTGTCGACCGATACCTCGGCATCGACCCATTGATGAAAAACGACTCCATCGTACTCACGAACTGTCGTGGTGTTCACGGGCCAGCCATTGCCGACCACGCCATGGGCATGCTTCTAACAATCACTCGCAACCTGCGGGAGTATGGGAATCGCCAGGATGACGGCACCTGGTCGCGGGGCAACACCAAGACCCAATCTGTCGCCCTGCAGGGAAAGACCATGCTGGTCATTGGGCTCGGTGGCATTGGGACGGAAATCGCCCAGCGCGCACACGGATTCGGCATGCGGGTGATTGGCACACGTCGAAGCGATACACCGTCGCCCGGCTACATCGCCAAGGTTGGCAAACCTAACGACCTTCTCAAGATGCTGCCCGAGGCCGACGTCGTTGTTATTGCCGTGCCCCTCACACCTGAGACAAAACACATGATCAACAAGGCCGCCATAAGCGCGATGAAGCCCGGCAGTTACCTGGTCAACATCGCGCGTGGAAAAATTGTCGACACCGAAGCTTTGGTGGCGGCACTGAAATCAGGCAAGCTGGCCGGTGCCTGCCTGGACGTCACCGACCCCGAACCGTTGCCCGGCAATCACGCCCTCTGGACGATGCCCAACGTCGTTATCACCCCCCACGTGGCCGGACAATCCGAGATCACCAGCGAACGACGTAATGCCCTCCTACGCGAAAACCTCAGACGGTTCGCCGCCGGCGAGCCCCTGCTCAATGTGGTTGATAAAAGGCTGGGGTACTAA